From a region of the Nonlabens sp. Hel1_33_55 genome:
- a CDS encoding SurA N-terminal domain-containing protein, translating to MAILGKIRSQGVILIIIIALALFAFIIGDLIRQGSFTSEDQNVIGYVGDTELDRQQFTRQVEASMNQRAGMSTIQAVNGVWEQQVRDAVLKQQIDEAGIQVTDEEVSNYMKAAYARFPQFQDENGQFSDALFAQYVNQAATQNPQGWAQDLASAENQVRQQKLFTLLKSGVIGTRTDGEFAYRLENDKRDFQYVNIPYSSISDSAVEIIKSDIKDYIKKNEKQFQADAQRDIEYVLFEDKASTEDVTAINKELSSLIGSKANQYNEQTKKTESVAGLRDTQNTELFINANSDLPYSNRYTMVSSLTPSQRELTNLSVGEIYGPYNDGEFAKISKIEDKKTINDSVKNRHILVSFAGASRAGSDVTRDKAAAKKMADSILGTIGQSKDNYDEKYEYYQENEPQILAQDLGWVVYSGNAAQFAPGYTKFLYANNEGTVGVAESDFGYHVIRIDETAGAGEAIKLATVAKRVNASKSTSKSLYTKTQKFQQAAESGDFDELAKEYEVTATPVRNLKALDESLPALGRNRDIVKWSFNNDREVGDVERFETTQGYVVVKLSRVSEEGLMTVEEASPKVTPILRNKKKAEMIKAKINSTDLNTIATNQKQQVSTANAVNRMSPVLAGVGQEPKVVGTAFGLKEGQTSAPIAGDKGVFVIKLTGIDNAPDLDNYTNDSRTVAQRTANQSTSALVEALKKATKIEDKRSVFY from the coding sequence ATGGCCATTTTAGGTAAAATCAGGTCTCAAGGAGTTATTCTGATTATCATTATTGCACTAGCACTTTTTGCCTTTATCATAGGTGACTTGATACGTCAAGGAAGTTTTACTAGCGAGGATCAAAACGTTATAGGTTATGTGGGCGATACAGAACTTGATCGTCAACAATTCACCAGACAGGTTGAAGCGAGCATGAATCAACGTGCTGGAATGTCAACGATACAAGCCGTTAATGGTGTGTGGGAACAACAAGTTCGTGACGCTGTGTTAAAGCAACAAATCGATGAAGCCGGTATTCAGGTGACTGATGAAGAGGTTTCTAATTATATGAAAGCAGCTTACGCTAGATTTCCTCAATTTCAGGACGAAAACGGTCAGTTTTCTGATGCTCTTTTTGCGCAGTACGTGAATCAAGCTGCAACTCAAAACCCACAAGGATGGGCGCAAGACCTTGCCAGTGCAGAAAATCAAGTACGCCAGCAAAAACTTTTTACACTACTTAAAAGTGGTGTTATTGGAACTAGAACAGATGGTGAGTTTGCCTACAGATTAGAAAATGACAAACGTGATTTTCAATACGTCAATATACCTTACTCTAGCATATCAGATTCTGCTGTAGAAATTATCAAATCTGACATTAAAGACTACATCAAGAAAAACGAGAAGCAATTCCAGGCAGATGCTCAACGTGACATTGAGTATGTTTTGTTTGAGGATAAGGCGTCAACAGAAGATGTAACTGCTATCAACAAAGAATTAAGTTCTTTGATAGGCAGCAAAGCCAATCAATATAATGAGCAGACTAAGAAAACCGAATCTGTAGCAGGTTTGAGAGACACTCAGAACACAGAATTATTTATTAACGCAAATTCTGATCTTCCTTACTCCAATCGATACACAATGGTTTCTAGCTTGACTCCATCGCAGCGTGAATTGACTAATTTAAGTGTAGGTGAAATTTATGGCCCTTACAACGATGGCGAATTTGCTAAGATCTCTAAAATTGAGGATAAAAAAACCATCAATGACAGTGTCAAGAACAGACACATACTAGTCTCCTTTGCAGGCGCATCCAGAGCTGGATCTGATGTAACTCGTGATAAAGCTGCTGCAAAGAAAATGGCAGATAGCATTCTAGGAACCATTGGTCAAAGCAAGGATAACTACGATGAGAAATATGAATATTATCAGGAGAACGAACCACAAATCCTAGCACAGGATTTAGGTTGGGTAGTTTATTCAGGTAATGCAGCTCAATTTGCTCCAGGTTATACCAAATTTCTTTATGCGAACAACGAAGGTACTGTTGGTGTGGCAGAAAGTGATTTTGGTTATCACGTAATTAGAATTGATGAAACAGCTGGTGCTGGAGAAGCTATCAAGCTTGCTACCGTTGCAAAAAGAGTTAACGCATCAAAGTCAACAAGCAAATCATTATACACTAAAACTCAAAAATTCCAACAAGCGGCAGAATCTGGAGATTTTGACGAGCTAGCTAAGGAATACGAGGTTACAGCAACACCAGTAAGAAACCTTAAAGCTCTGGATGAAAGTCTTCCTGCTTTAGGTCGTAATCGTGACATTGTAAAATGGTCGTTCAATAATGATCGTGAAGTTGGTGATGTGGAACGTTTTGAAACTACTCAAGGTTATGTGGTCGTTAAGTTATCACGAGTAAGTGAGGAAGGTTTGATGACTGTGGAAGAAGCTAGTCCTAAGGTAACTCCTATCTTAAGAAACAAGAAAAAAGCAGAGATGATCAAAGCTAAGATCAATTCTACTGACTTGAATACTATCGCTACCAATCAAAAGCAACAGGTAAGCACTGCTAATGCAGTAAACCGTATGTCACCAGTTCTTGCTGGTGTAGGTCAAGAGCCTAAAGTTGTTGGAACGGCATTTGGCCTTAAAGAAGGACAAACCTCTGCTCCTATTGCAGGAGACAAAGGTGTTTTTGTGATCAAGCTTACAGGTATTGATAATGCTCCTGATCTTGATAACTACACAAATGATTCTAGAACTGTGGCACAACGTACGGCTAATCAATCAACCTCTGCGTTGGTTGAAGCTTTGAAAAAAGCCACTAAGATTGAAGACAAAAGATCAGTATTCTACTAG
- a CDS encoding hemolysin family protein, with translation MFEQILLIISMLILSAFFSGMEIAYVSSNKIHIELEKRQQDFIGRVLRNLTAQPSKFIITMLIGNSVALVVYGFAMGDLLTVQLAEWYPPLVDNAFQLLLLQTVISTLVILLTAEFLPKVFFQIYANELLKFFAIPAYMFYLLFWGISWFCIQLSDFVLKTFFKSKGDEIQLSFSKLELGNYITEQMESAQEQEDVDTEIQIFQNALDFGGLKAREVMVPRTEMVSVQESSEIKELSKKFVATGLSKILTHVDTMDDITGYVHSFDLFKSPEEITQIRRDVINVPETMLVKDVLNILIKRHKSIAIVLDEYGGTSGLITVEDIVEELFGEIEDEHDSDQLIESQLSDTSFKLSARLEVDYVNERFKLDLPESEQYETLGGLIVHVTENIPNEQEEVIVEQFAFKILEKSNNKIDLVELNIIPEE, from the coding sequence ATGTTCGAACAAATTCTTCTTATCATAAGCATGCTCATTTTGAGTGCTTTTTTCTCTGGAATGGAGATCGCTTATGTTTCCTCTAACAAGATCCACATTGAGCTGGAAAAACGCCAGCAGGACTTTATTGGCCGCGTGTTACGAAACCTGACGGCACAGCCTTCAAAGTTTATCATCACAATGTTGATTGGTAATAGTGTAGCGCTGGTAGTCTACGGTTTTGCGATGGGTGATTTGCTCACCGTACAACTGGCAGAATGGTATCCACCACTAGTTGATAATGCCTTTCAACTGCTATTGCTTCAAACTGTTATCTCGACGTTGGTAATTTTACTTACTGCAGAATTTCTGCCTAAAGTATTCTTCCAGATTTATGCCAACGAGCTTCTCAAGTTTTTTGCCATTCCAGCATATATGTTTTACCTGTTATTTTGGGGTATATCATGGTTCTGTATTCAATTGTCAGACTTTGTTTTGAAAACTTTTTTCAAATCCAAAGGCGATGAAATCCAGCTTTCCTTTTCAAAATTGGAGTTGGGAAACTACATCACAGAGCAAATGGAAAGCGCCCAAGAGCAGGAAGATGTAGATACTGAAATTCAGATTTTTCAAAATGCCTTGGATTTTGGAGGGCTTAAAGCTCGCGAGGTCATGGTGCCTAGAACTGAGATGGTGTCCGTTCAGGAAAGTTCTGAAATTAAAGAGTTAAGCAAAAAATTTGTCGCCACAGGTTTGAGTAAAATCTTGACTCATGTGGATACAATGGATGATATCACAGGATACGTTCACAGTTTTGACCTGTTCAAATCTCCAGAAGAAATTACACAAATACGTCGTGATGTGATCAATGTTCCAGAAACCATGCTGGTCAAGGATGTATTAAATATACTCATCAAACGCCATAAAAGTATTGCCATAGTTTTAGACGAGTACGGCGGTACTTCTGGGCTCATCACAGTTGAGGATATTGTGGAAGAACTATTCGGTGAGATTGAGGATGAGCATGATTCTGATCAACTCATTGAGAGCCAGTTGAGTGATACCAGCTTTAAATTAAGCGCTCGACTAGAGGTTGATTATGTAAATGAACGCTTCAAACTGGATCTTCCAGAAAGTGAACAGTATGAAACTCTAGGTGGCCTGATTGTTCACGTTACAGAGAATATCCCAAATGAACAGGAAGAGGTAATTGTGGAGCAATTTGCATTCAAAATTCTAGAGAAATCAAATAACAAAATTGACCTGGTAGAACTCAATATCATTCCTGAAGAATAG
- the lptC gene encoding LPS export ABC transporter periplasmic protein LptC: protein MIRIQNILKITITAIAVICFLACTDNLEEIAKMNTVSNEPTNEVENMLLKHTDSGRLKITLSGKLMLDYSNDEFPYTEFPDGLKVEVYDTKDSTAVNKTTITSDHGVIYNETDLVDLTGNVVIETTDGNKFYGDQLYWDQKSKWIFTNQPFRTELNNSSQTSGDIIDSNEKLTEALVRNARDQYYVKPTDG from the coding sequence ATGATAAGAATTCAAAACATTCTAAAAATAACGATCACGGCAATAGCCGTGATCTGTTTTTTGGCATGTACAGATAATTTGGAAGAGATTGCCAAAATGAATACAGTCTCCAATGAACCTACTAATGAGGTTGAAAATATGCTATTGAAGCATACAGATAGCGGTCGATTAAAAATCACTCTTTCAGGAAAATTGATGCTTGATTACTCCAACGATGAGTTTCCCTACACAGAATTTCCAGATGGATTGAAAGTAGAGGTTTATGACACCAAAGATTCAACGGCGGTGAATAAAACGACTATAACGTCAGATCATGGAGTGATCTACAATGAGACTGATCTCGTGGACCTCACAGGAAATGTAGTTATAGAAACAACAGATGGTAATAAGTTCTATGGTGATCAATTATATTGGGATCAAAAATCCAAGTGGATTTTTACCAATCAACCATTTAGAACTGAATTGAATAACAGCAGTCAAACTTCTGGCGATATTATAGATTCTAATGAGAAACTAACCGAAGCTCTCGTGCGCAATGCTCGAGATCAATATTATGTAAAACCAACTGATGGGTAA
- a CDS encoding type III pantothenate kinase, with amino-acid sequence MILAVDIGNTAIKLAVVDDITVYDLIRSSEKDFIADVKSFCKSYPDLKDACVCQVGAIDIKLLHGLERLLNVTYITKKSKLPFQNNYQSDSLGNDRIALVAGVVKDKGQNTLIIDAGTCVTYDFIDETNTYHGGAISPGLRLRFESLHNFTENLPLLQAESNQQLIGNTTQTSIQSGVVNGLALEIKGMVKKYKKQHQDLNVIITGGDADLLVKQLKNRFFATPFLMLYGIHNIYKINS; translated from the coding sequence ATGATACTGGCAGTAGACATAGGAAATACCGCCATCAAACTGGCAGTTGTTGATGATATCACCGTTTACGATCTCATTCGCTCTTCTGAAAAAGACTTCATCGCAGACGTCAAATCCTTTTGCAAAAGCTATCCAGACCTAAAAGATGCTTGCGTTTGTCAAGTTGGCGCTATAGACATTAAACTTTTACATGGTTTAGAACGTCTATTGAACGTGACCTACATTACAAAGAAATCAAAACTCCCTTTTCAAAATAACTATCAATCTGATAGCTTAGGAAATGACCGTATAGCATTAGTTGCCGGTGTTGTGAAAGATAAAGGACAGAACACGCTCATTATTGACGCAGGAACTTGTGTTACCTATGATTTTATTGATGAAACAAATACCTATCATGGCGGTGCTATATCGCCAGGCTTGAGGTTAAGGTTTGAATCATTACATAATTTTACTGAAAACCTACCGTTATTACAAGCGGAATCCAATCAACAATTGATAGGAAACACCACCCAAACCAGTATTCAAAGCGGAGTGGTGAACGGTCTAGCTCTAGAGATCAAGGGCATGGTCAAAAAATATAAAAAGCAACATCAAGATCTTAACGTAATTATAACCGGCGGTGATGCAGATCTATTGGTAAAGCAGTTGAAAAACCGTTTCTTTGCCACGCCTTTTTTGATGCTATATGGCATCCATAACATTTACAAAATCAATTCATGA
- a CDS encoding UDP-N-acetylmuramoyl-tripeptide--D-alanyl-D-alanine ligase: MQLRELYKRFRESEGISTDTRTLKKGELFIALSGENFDGNKYVPTAMDNGAHHIVCSDASYQEYDNVTVVSDALETLQKLANYHRKELNIPVVGLTGSNGKTTTKELIVSVLSQQYEVTATNGNFNNHIGVPLTLLLFNEETEIGVVEMGANHLKEIASLCLIAEPNYGLITNFGKAHLEGFGSLEGVKKGKSEVYDFIAANAGKVMVRQQDEEQLARSEKISRRLAPILKIENSQPLILQWDEAIFQTNLTGAYNVGNMELAAAVGLEMDISKEKIIKGLTDYAPKNNRSQIIEQKGHAIIMDAYNANPTSMRAALENLAGQSGHKTAILGDMFELGDYAEKEHQDIADLANQLKIDRVILIGDNFYKVSSTSLEKYKSFESFAESDLKLSEADKSVILIKGSRGMALEKVLKLI, encoded by the coding sequence ATGCAATTAAGAGAATTATATAAACGCTTTCGCGAAAGCGAGGGAATATCTACTGATACGAGAACCTTAAAAAAAGGTGAACTATTCATCGCATTGTCCGGCGAAAACTTTGACGGTAACAAATATGTTCCCACAGCAATGGATAACGGCGCTCATCACATCGTGTGCAGCGATGCATCCTATCAGGAATATGATAATGTTACGGTTGTGAGTGATGCTCTGGAAACGCTACAGAAACTTGCAAATTATCACAGGAAAGAATTGAATATACCTGTCGTTGGTCTTACTGGCAGTAATGGTAAAACCACAACAAAAGAGCTCATTGTGAGCGTACTTTCACAGCAATACGAAGTGACGGCAACTAATGGTAATTTCAACAACCACATAGGTGTACCGCTCACATTACTTTTATTCAATGAAGAAACTGAGATAGGTGTTGTGGAAATGGGAGCTAATCATCTCAAAGAAATAGCGAGTCTTTGCCTAATAGCAGAACCCAATTATGGGTTGATCACAAATTTCGGAAAAGCACATTTAGAGGGATTTGGTAGTTTAGAAGGCGTCAAAAAAGGCAAAAGTGAAGTTTACGATTTCATCGCTGCAAATGCTGGTAAAGTAATGGTGAGACAGCAGGATGAGGAACAACTCGCGAGAAGTGAAAAAATATCGAGACGATTGGCTCCTATTTTGAAAATTGAGAATTCTCAACCCTTAATATTACAATGGGATGAGGCTATATTTCAAACCAATTTAACTGGTGCTTACAACGTAGGCAACATGGAATTAGCAGCTGCTGTAGGACTTGAGATGGACATCTCAAAAGAAAAAATAATTAAAGGTCTCACTGACTACGCTCCTAAAAACAATAGGTCTCAAATCATTGAACAGAAAGGTCATGCTATAATTATGGACGCTTATAATGCTAACCCGACAAGTATGCGAGCCGCTCTTGAAAATCTTGCTGGACAATCTGGACACAAGACAGCAATTCTGGGAGATATGTTTGAATTAGGAGATTATGCAGAAAAGGAACATCAAGATATTGCTGATCTTGCAAATCAATTGAAGATAGATCGCGTCATTCTTATAGGTGATAATTTCTATAAAGTTTCTAGTACTTCTCTTGAAAAATATAAAAGCTTTGAATCCTTTGCAGAATCAGATCTAAAGTTAAGCGAAGCAGATAAGAGCGTGATTCTAATTAAAGGCTCTCGCGGCATGGCACTAGAGAAAGTTCTTAAACTTATTTAA
- the gldJ gene encoding gliding motility lipoprotein GldJ: protein MKNYSLFNLTVIAVCSILMVSCGGGNDYSNTSRGTGWDVTGKNGFELKTNYKDQDAAPGLVFVEGGTFTMGRVKDDPMHDWNNTPNQQHVQSFYIDETEVTNGMYLEMLDWVKRVFPPEDEQYRGIYNGAVPDTLVWRNRLGYNEEMTKNYLRFPSYANYPVVGVSWIQAVEFCNWRTDRVNEKILVDQGYVPKDQLGKATASELFNTETYLNAPTLVYGGNDSITRGGRASERLEKERGKLAERRETDTTGLYVRREDGILLPGAYRLPTEAEWEYAALGLGSLREYNAYRGRKKYPWDGQYTRSGSRKNRGDHLANFKQGDGDYGGIAGWSDDGADITAPIKSYEPNDFGVYDMAGNVSEWVADVYRPIVDDEFNDFNYYRGNVYTKNSIGPDGKVEVVSADSIDYDTLSNGKLIARTIPGEIKQVAVDDEETYLRTNFDRSDNRNFRDGDAQSSKFFGTGDELDPDQRMYDSPQHRVSVDADGNVIREYDQANTRSTLIDNEVRVIKGGSWRDREYWLDPATRRFYPQDMAKDDLGFRCAMSRIGSKSKSSKSPRN, encoded by the coding sequence ATGAAAAACTACTCACTATTTAATCTAACGGTAATTGCAGTTTGTTCCATCCTTATGGTAAGCTGTGGCGGCGGTAATGATTACTCAAATACATCTCGAGGTACAGGTTGGGATGTCACAGGTAAAAATGGCTTTGAACTAAAAACAAACTATAAAGATCAGGACGCCGCTCCAGGACTTGTGTTTGTTGAAGGTGGAACTTTTACCATGGGTCGTGTCAAGGATGATCCTATGCATGACTGGAACAATACTCCTAATCAACAACATGTTCAATCTTTCTACATCGATGAGACTGAGGTCACTAACGGTATGTACCTGGAAATGCTTGACTGGGTAAAGAGAGTTTTCCCACCAGAAGATGAGCAATACAGAGGCATCTACAACGGCGCTGTACCAGACACATTGGTATGGAGAAACCGTTTGGGGTACAACGAGGAAATGACCAAGAACTATTTGCGTTTTCCTTCTTATGCCAACTATCCGGTAGTAGGTGTATCATGGATACAAGCAGTTGAGTTTTGTAACTGGAGAACTGATCGTGTTAATGAAAAGATTCTTGTAGATCAAGGCTACGTGCCAAAAGATCAACTAGGTAAAGCTACCGCAAGTGAATTATTCAACACAGAAACTTATTTAAATGCACCAACATTAGTTTACGGTGGAAACGATTCCATCACAAGAGGTGGTCGTGCATCTGAGCGTCTTGAAAAGGAACGCGGTAAACTAGCAGAGCGTCGTGAGACAGACACTACAGGATTATACGTAAGAAGAGAAGATGGAATCCTTTTACCAGGTGCTTACCGTTTGCCTACTGAGGCAGAATGGGAATATGCAGCTTTGGGATTAGGAAGTTTGAGAGAATACAATGCCTATAGAGGTAGAAAGAAATATCCATGGGATGGTCAATATACTCGTAGCGGTAGTCGCAAAAACAGAGGTGATCATTTAGCCAACTTCAAGCAAGGTGATGGAGATTATGGTGGTATCGCAGGATGGAGTGATGATGGAGCTGATATTACAGCGCCTATCAAATCTTATGAGCCTAACGACTTTGGAGTGTACGACATGGCAGGAAACGTATCAGAATGGGTAGCAGATGTTTACCGTCCTATCGTTGATGACGAGTTTAATGACTTTAACTACTATCGTGGTAACGTGTATACAAAAAACAGTATTGGTCCTGATGGCAAAGTTGAAGTAGTATCTGCAGACTCCATCGATTACGACACGTTGAGTAATGGTAAATTAATTGCCAGAACGATTCCAGGAGAAATCAAGCAAGTTGCCGTTGATGATGAAGAAACTTATTTGAGAACGAACTTTGATCGTAGTGATAACAGAAACTTCCGTGATGGTGATGCACAGTCCTCTAAATTCTTTGGTACTGGTGACGAACTAGATCCTGATCAAAGAATGTATGATTCACCACAACACCGTGTAAGCGTTGATGCAGATGGTAATGTGATTAGAGAATACGACCAGGCAAACACTAGAAGCACACTTATTGATAATGAGGTGCGTGTTATAAAAGGTGGTTCATGGAGAGATCGAGAATACTGGTTGGATCCAGCGACTCGCAGATTCTATCCACAAGACATGGCAAAGGATGACCTAGGATTCCGTTGTGCAATGTCAAGAATTGGATCAAAATCCAAAAGTTCTAAAAGTCCACGTAACTAG